A window from Cydia strobilella chromosome 9, ilCydStro3.1, whole genome shotgun sequence encodes these proteins:
- the LOC134744100 gene encoding inositol monophosphatase 1 yields MADQSALVDEYFESALSLVKTSGNLIKDHITGCKDFVLKSCDIDLVTEIDKKVEETLIGGISKLYPDHMFIGEEAVSDGAKCELTDAPTWVIDPVDGTMNFVHGFPHSCISLGLLINKEAVAGIVYNPILEQLFTAKKGKGAFYNGRQIHVSQIKELSKALIMTEAGTSRDPERQKVLFENFKMVITKAHGIRTLGSAALNMCMVALGGADLNFEFGIHAWDIAAGDIIVREAGGVCIDPAGGPFDVLSRRVLCASTEELAQEMAKNLCQFYPERD; encoded by the coding sequence ATGGCAGATCAGTCTGCGTTAGTCGACGAATACTTCGAGTCGGCGCTGTCTTTAGTAAAAACTTCCGGAAACCTTATAAAAGATCATATTACTGGATGTAAGGACTTCGTATTGAAGTCGTGTGATATCGATTTGGTGACAGAAATAGATAAAAAGGTAGAAGAAACTTTGATAGGAGGGATTTCAAAACTATATCCCGATCATATGTTTATCGGCGAGGAAGCGGTGTCCGATGGCGCTAAATGCGAGCTAACTGATGCGCCCACATGGGTAATAGATCCCGTCGACGGAACTATGAATTTTGTCCATGGTTTTCCACACAGCTGCATCTCTTTGGGACTTCTTATCAACAAGGAGGCAGTTGCTGGTATTGTGTACAATCCTATCCTGGAGCAGTTGTTCACAGCAAAGAAAGGTAAAGGTGCGTTTTATAACGGCCGACAGATACATGTGTCTCAAATTAAGGAGTTGAGTAAAGCTTTGATCATGACAGAGGCTGGTACAAGTCGAGACCCTGAAAGACAAAAAGTCCTTTTTGAAAACTTTAAAATGGTAATTACTAAGGCCCATGGCATAAGAACCTTGGGATCTGCTGCCTTGAATATGTGCATGGTGGCATTGGGAGGGGCCGATCTTAACTTTGAGTTTGGTATACATGCTTGGGATATAGCTGCGGGTGACATTATTGTCCGGGAAGCGGGTGGCGTCTGTATTGATCCCGCTGGGGGCCCCTTTGATGTTCTATCTCGTAGGGTCTTGTGTGCAAGCACTGAAGAGCTGGCACAAGAAATGGCAAAAAATTTGTGCCAATTTTATCCTGAGAGAGATTAA